In Pyrus communis chromosome 8, drPyrComm1.1, whole genome shotgun sequence, one genomic interval encodes:
- the LOC137742545 gene encoding photosystem II 5 kDa protein, chloroplastic-like, whose product MASMTMTAASFLTAGSASTIAKPSTSSRRSLVVAKAAARAPEGETKKEESSSSSGRRDLIFAAAAAAACSLAKAALADEPKRGSKEAKEKYAPVCVTMPTARICRN is encoded by the coding sequence ATGGCATCCATGACCATGACAGCCGCCTCATTCCTGACCGCAGGCTCAGCCTCAACCATCGCCAAACCTTCAACTTCCAGCCGCCGGAGCCTCGTCGTGGCCAAGGCCGCGGCCAGAGCCCCAGAGGGAGAAACAAAGAAGGAAgagagcagcagcagcagcgggAGGAGGGACTTGATTTTTGCGGCTGCGGCTGCGGCAGCGTGCTCTCTTGCCAAGGCTGCTTTGGCAGATGAGCCTAAGAGGGGGAGCAAAGAGGCGAAGGAGAAGTATGCTCCTGTTTGTGTCACCATGCCAACTGCTCGTATCTGTCGCAACTGA